In Rhea pennata isolate bPtePen1 chromosome 22, bPtePen1.pri, whole genome shotgun sequence, a single genomic region encodes these proteins:
- the LOC134149891 gene encoding chloride channel protein ClC-Kb-like isoform X2, which translates to MRAAGASARRGRHGAGKKKKAKSTLPRALRPAPARSGSGRLVKVVFNEVAAGAGAQQRGWQRRWLRRQQPRQAPETRSSAQPLPPSRAWSPQPAPTGCGRKRRRRRGCCCRRKAGNPAPKPGGGSERPAGCLELVRRQLFRVGEDWYFLFVLGVLMAMISFMTDLIVSRLYEAHRWLYREIGDYMVLKYLSWTMYPVALAAFSTGFSQSVTPHSGGSGIPELKTILSGVMLEDYLAIKNFGAKVVGLICTLACGSTVFLGKVGPYVHLSAMAAAYLGKMRTSATKEYEDKFKQNEMLVAAQAVGVATVFGAPISGVLFSVEVMSSHFAVRDYWRGFFAATCGAFMFRLLAVFNSEQETIVALFKTDLKVDFPFDLPETFFFIALGVACGVIACAYLFCQRWLLGYVQENKLTAKLLATDKPVYTVLVVLLLASITFPPSLGQFMASRLTMKEYLVSLFDNGTWGELARNTSPGEPRHLWQEWCHPSVPFFGTLAFFLLMKFWMLILATTLPLPAGYFMPVFVYGAAVGRLAGETVAALFPRGVSVEGSAVVPCGYALAGAAAFSGAVTHSLSTALLVCEATGQLAHALPVTLAVLAANGVAQKWQPSFYAGTILVKKLPYLPPIRSRHLASYRVLAEEFMERRVVSVAKAAGFAEVLAALAAASDADFPVVESAASPTLVGTVSRAELVAFLQGCSDGPEGTVGDNCAIEPVMLQLSPQTSLHQAHHLFELLKLQRLFVTRFGVLAGAVTRVELRRAIEELANPK; encoded by the exons ATGAGAGCGGCGGGTGCCAGCGCTCGCCGTGGCCGGCACggggcagggaaaaaaaaaaaagccaaatccACCCTCCCTCGCGCGCTCCGGCCGGCTCCGGCCCGCAGCGGGTCTGGCCGACTCGTCAAGGTCGTTTTTAATGAGGTTGCGGCTGGGGCGGGCGCGCAGCAGAGAGGCTGGCAGCGGAGGTGGCTGCGCCGCCAGCAACCCCGGCAAG CGCCGGAGACACGGAGCTCTGCCCAGCCGCTCCCGCCGAGCCGGGCATGGAGCCCACAACCGGCGCCGACAGGCTgcgggaggaagaggaggcgaCGGAGAGGGTGCTGCTGTCGGAGAAAAGCTGGCAATCCTGCCCCAAAGCCCGGAGGCGGCTCCGAG CGCCCCGCAGGGTGCCTGGAGCTGGTGCGAAGGCAGCTCTTCCGCGTCGGCGAGGACTGGTACTTCCTCTTCGTTCTGGGCGTCCTCATGGCCATGATCAGCTTCATGACGGACCTCATCGTCTCCAGGCTCTACGAGG CCCACCGCTGGCTTTACCGCGAGATCGGTGACTATATGGTGCTCAAATACCTTTCGTGGACCATGTACCCAGTGGCCCTGGCAGCCTTCTCCACTGGCTTCTCGCAGAGCGTCACGCCGCACTCGGGAG GCTCTGGCATCCCTGAGCTCAAGACCATCCTCTCGGGGGTCATGCTGGAGGACTACCTGGCCATCAAGAACTTCGGTGCGAAGGTGGTGGGGCTCATCTGCACCCTAGCCTGCGGCAGCACCGTTTTCCTGGGCAAAGTG GGCCCCTACGTCCACCTCTCCGCCATGGCGGCGGCGTATCTGGGCAAGATGCGGACATCGGCGACCAAGGAGTATGAG GACAAGTTCAAGCAGAACGAGATGCTGGTGGCGGCCCAGGCAGTCGGGGTGGCCACAGTTTTCGGGGCGCCCATCAGCG GGGTGCTCTTCAGCGTCGAGGTGATGTCGTCCCACTTCGCGGTGCGGGATTACTGGCGTGGCTTCTTCGCCGCCACCTGCGGCGCCTTCATGTTTCGCCTCCTCGCCGTCTTCAACAGCGAGCAAG AAACCATCGTGGCCCTCTTTAAGACCGACCTCAAGGTGGATTTCCCCTTCGATCTCCCGGAGACCTTCTTCTTCATCGCCTTGGG GGTCGCCTGCGGGGTTATCGCCTGCGCCTACCTCTTCTGCCAGCGCTGGCTGCTGGGCTACGTCCAGGAGAACAAGCTCACGGCCAAGCTGCTGGCCACGGA CAAGCCTGTCTACACGGTcctggtggtgctgctgctcGCCTCCATCACCTTCCCGCCCAGTTTGGGGCAGTTCATGGCGTCCAGG CTCACCATGAAGGAGTACCTGGTCTCGCTCTTCGACAACGGCACGTGGGGCGAGCTGGCGCGCAACACGTCGCCCGGTGAGCCCCGGCACCTCTGGCAGGAGTGGTGCCACCCCTCCGTGCCCTTCTTCGGCACCTTGGCCTTCTTCTTGCTCATGAAG TTTTGGATGCTGATCTTGGCCACCACCTtgccgctgcccgccggctACTTCATGCCCGTCTTCGTGTACG GAGCTGCCGTGGGGCGCCTGGCGGGCGAGACGGTGGCGGCACTCTTCCCCCGGGGCGTCAGCGTGGAGGGCAGCGCTGTGGTTCCCTGCGGCTACGCGCTGGCTG GAGCGGCGGCGTTCTCTGGCGCCGTCACGCATTCGCTGTCCACGGCGCTGCTGGTGTGCGAGGCCACGGGCCAGCTGGCCCACGCACTGCCCGTCACGCTGGCCGTGCTGGCCGCCAACGGCGTGGCCCAGAAGTGGCAACCGTCCTTCTACGCCGGCACCATCCTCGTCAAGAAGCTGCCCTACCTGCCGCCCATCCGCAGCCGCCACTTGGC CTCCTACCGGGTGCTGGCAGAGGAGTTCATGGAGCGCCGCGTGGTGTCCGTGGCCAAGGCGGCTGGCTTCGCCGAGGTGCTGGCGGCGCTGGCAGCAGCCAGCGACGCTGACTTCCCCGTGGTGGAGAGCGCGG CATCACCCACGCTGGTGGGGACCGTGAGCCGCGCCGAGCTGGTGGCcttcctgcagggctgcagcgaCGGG CCGGAGGGGACGGTGGGGGACAACTGCGCCATCGAGCCCGTCATGCTGCAGCTCTCGCCGCAGACCTCGCTGCACCAG GCTCACCACCTCTTCGAGCTGCTGAAGCTGCAGCGCCTCTTCGTCACCCGCTTCGGGGTGCTGGCGGGAGCGGTGACGCGGGTCGAG CTGCGGAGAGCCATCGAGGAGCTCGCCAATCCCAAGTGA
- the LOC134149891 gene encoding chloride channel protein ClC-Kb-like isoform X1 has protein sequence MRAAGASARRGRHGAGKKKKAKSTLPRALRPAPARSGSGRLVKVVFNEVAAGAGAQQRGWQRRWLRRQQPRQAPETRSSAQPLPPSRAWSPQPAPTGCGRKRRRRRGCCCRRKAGNPAPKPGGGSERPAGCLELVRRQLFRVGEDWYFLFVLGVLMAMISFMTDLIVSRLYEAHRWLYREIGDYMVLKYLSWTMYPVALAAFSTGFSQSVTPHSGGSGIPELKTILSGVMLEDYLAIKNFGAKVVGLICTLACGSTVFLGKVGPYVHLSAMAAAYLGKMRTSATKEYEDKFKQNEMLVAAQAVGVATVFGAPISGVLFSVEVMSSHFAVRDYWRGFFAATCGAFMFRLLAVFNSEQETIVALFKTDLKVDFPFDLPETFFFIALGVACGVIACAYLFCQRWLLGYVQENKLTAKLLATDKPVYTVLVVLLLASITFPPSLGQFMASRLTMKEYLVSLFDNGTWGELARNTSPGEPRHLWQEWCHPSVPFFGTLAFFLLMKFWMLILATTLPLPAGYFMPVFVYGAAVGRLAGETVAALFPRGVSVEGSAVVPCGYALAGAAAFSGAVTHSLSTALLVCEATGQLAHALPVTLAVLAANGVAQKWQPSFYAGTILVKKLPYLPPIRSRHLAITHAGGDREPRRAGGLPAGLQRRAGGDGGGQLRHRARHAAALAADLAAPGSPPLRAAEAAAPLRHPLRGAGGSGDAGRAAESHRGARQSQVTPLIVTAIVTTAITTTIIITTTIIIIPEKKMPRSTPNPTKLHSGKGTQASGPLLVLPPSPGF, from the exons ATGAGAGCGGCGGGTGCCAGCGCTCGCCGTGGCCGGCACggggcagggaaaaaaaaaaaagccaaatccACCCTCCCTCGCGCGCTCCGGCCGGCTCCGGCCCGCAGCGGGTCTGGCCGACTCGTCAAGGTCGTTTTTAATGAGGTTGCGGCTGGGGCGGGCGCGCAGCAGAGAGGCTGGCAGCGGAGGTGGCTGCGCCGCCAGCAACCCCGGCAAG CGCCGGAGACACGGAGCTCTGCCCAGCCGCTCCCGCCGAGCCGGGCATGGAGCCCACAACCGGCGCCGACAGGCTgcgggaggaagaggaggcgaCGGAGAGGGTGCTGCTGTCGGAGAAAAGCTGGCAATCCTGCCCCAAAGCCCGGAGGCGGCTCCGAG CGCCCCGCAGGGTGCCTGGAGCTGGTGCGAAGGCAGCTCTTCCGCGTCGGCGAGGACTGGTACTTCCTCTTCGTTCTGGGCGTCCTCATGGCCATGATCAGCTTCATGACGGACCTCATCGTCTCCAGGCTCTACGAGG CCCACCGCTGGCTTTACCGCGAGATCGGTGACTATATGGTGCTCAAATACCTTTCGTGGACCATGTACCCAGTGGCCCTGGCAGCCTTCTCCACTGGCTTCTCGCAGAGCGTCACGCCGCACTCGGGAG GCTCTGGCATCCCTGAGCTCAAGACCATCCTCTCGGGGGTCATGCTGGAGGACTACCTGGCCATCAAGAACTTCGGTGCGAAGGTGGTGGGGCTCATCTGCACCCTAGCCTGCGGCAGCACCGTTTTCCTGGGCAAAGTG GGCCCCTACGTCCACCTCTCCGCCATGGCGGCGGCGTATCTGGGCAAGATGCGGACATCGGCGACCAAGGAGTATGAG GACAAGTTCAAGCAGAACGAGATGCTGGTGGCGGCCCAGGCAGTCGGGGTGGCCACAGTTTTCGGGGCGCCCATCAGCG GGGTGCTCTTCAGCGTCGAGGTGATGTCGTCCCACTTCGCGGTGCGGGATTACTGGCGTGGCTTCTTCGCCGCCACCTGCGGCGCCTTCATGTTTCGCCTCCTCGCCGTCTTCAACAGCGAGCAAG AAACCATCGTGGCCCTCTTTAAGACCGACCTCAAGGTGGATTTCCCCTTCGATCTCCCGGAGACCTTCTTCTTCATCGCCTTGGG GGTCGCCTGCGGGGTTATCGCCTGCGCCTACCTCTTCTGCCAGCGCTGGCTGCTGGGCTACGTCCAGGAGAACAAGCTCACGGCCAAGCTGCTGGCCACGGA CAAGCCTGTCTACACGGTcctggtggtgctgctgctcGCCTCCATCACCTTCCCGCCCAGTTTGGGGCAGTTCATGGCGTCCAGG CTCACCATGAAGGAGTACCTGGTCTCGCTCTTCGACAACGGCACGTGGGGCGAGCTGGCGCGCAACACGTCGCCCGGTGAGCCCCGGCACCTCTGGCAGGAGTGGTGCCACCCCTCCGTGCCCTTCTTCGGCACCTTGGCCTTCTTCTTGCTCATGAAG TTTTGGATGCTGATCTTGGCCACCACCTtgccgctgcccgccggctACTTCATGCCCGTCTTCGTGTACG GAGCTGCCGTGGGGCGCCTGGCGGGCGAGACGGTGGCGGCACTCTTCCCCCGGGGCGTCAGCGTGGAGGGCAGCGCTGTGGTTCCCTGCGGCTACGCGCTGGCTG GAGCGGCGGCGTTCTCTGGCGCCGTCACGCATTCGCTGTCCACGGCGCTGCTGGTGTGCGAGGCCACGGGCCAGCTGGCCCACGCACTGCCCGTCACGCTGGCCGTGCTGGCCGCCAACGGCGTGGCCCAGAAGTGGCAACCGTCCTTCTACGCCGGCACCATCCTCGTCAAGAAGCTGCCCTACCTGCCGCCCATCCGCAGCCGCCACTTGGC CATCACCCACGCTGGTGGGGACCGTGAGCCGCGCCGAGCTGGTGGCcttcctgcagggctgcagcgaCGGG CCGGAGGGGACGGTGGGGGACAACTGCGCCATCGAGCCCGTCATGCTGCAGCTCTCGCCGCAGACCTCGCTGCACCAG GCTCACCACCTCTTCGAGCTGCTGAAGCTGCAGCGCCTCTTCGTCACCCGCTTCGGGGTGCTGGCGGGAGCGGTGACGCGGGTCGAG CTGCGGAGAGCCATCGAGGAGCTCGCCAATCCCAAGTGACGCCGCTCATCGTCACTGCCATCGTCACCACCgccatcaccaccaccatcatcatcaccaccaccatcatcatcatcccggaaaaaaaaatgcccaggAGCACCCCGAATCCCACCAAGCTGCACAGTGGCaaagggacccaggcgtccgggccgctCCTTGtcttgcccccctccccagggTTTTAA
- the LOC134149891 gene encoding chloride channel protein ClC-Kb-like isoform X3 produces the protein MVDSAGDTELCPAAPAEPGMEPTTGADRLREEEEATERVLLSEKSWQSCPKARRRLRGCLELVRRQLFRVGEDWYFLFVLGVLMAMISFMTDLIVSRLYEAHRWLYREIGDYMVLKYLSWTMYPVALAAFSTGFSQSVTPHSGGSGIPELKTILSGVMLEDYLAIKNFGAKVVGLICTLACGSTVFLGKVGPYVHLSAMAAAYLGKMRTSATKEYEDKFKQNEMLVAAQAVGVATVFGAPISGVLFSVEVMSSHFAVRDYWRGFFAATCGAFMFRLLAVFNSEQETIVALFKTDLKVDFPFDLPETFFFIALGVACGVIACAYLFCQRWLLGYVQENKLTAKLLATDKPVYTVLVVLLLASITFPPSLGQFMASRLTMKEYLVSLFDNGTWGELARNTSPGEPRHLWQEWCHPSVPFFGTLAFFLLMKFWMLILATTLPLPAGYFMPVFVYGAAVGRLAGETVAALFPRGVSVEGSAVVPCGYALAGAAAFSGAVTHSLSTALLVCEATGQLAHALPVTLAVLAANGVAQKWQPSFYAGTILVKKLPYLPPIRSRHLAITHAGGDREPRRAGGLPAGLQRRAGGDGGGQLRHRARHAAALAADLAAPGSPPLRAAEAAAPLRHPLRGAGGSGDAGRAAESHRGARQSQVTPLIVTAIVTTAITTTIIITTTIIIIPEKKMPRSTPNPTKLHSGKGTQASGPLLVLPPSPGF, from the exons ATGGTTGATAGCGCCGGAGACACGGAGCTCTGCCCAGCCGCTCCCGCCGAGCCGGGCATGGAGCCCACAACCGGCGCCGACAGGCTgcgggaggaagaggaggcgaCGGAGAGGGTGCTGCTGTCGGAGAAAAGCTGGCAATCCTGCCCCAAAGCCCGGAGGCGGCTCCGAG GGTGCCTGGAGCTGGTGCGAAGGCAGCTCTTCCGCGTCGGCGAGGACTGGTACTTCCTCTTCGTTCTGGGCGTCCTCATGGCCATGATCAGCTTCATGACGGACCTCATCGTCTCCAGGCTCTACGAGG CCCACCGCTGGCTTTACCGCGAGATCGGTGACTATATGGTGCTCAAATACCTTTCGTGGACCATGTACCCAGTGGCCCTGGCAGCCTTCTCCACTGGCTTCTCGCAGAGCGTCACGCCGCACTCGGGAG GCTCTGGCATCCCTGAGCTCAAGACCATCCTCTCGGGGGTCATGCTGGAGGACTACCTGGCCATCAAGAACTTCGGTGCGAAGGTGGTGGGGCTCATCTGCACCCTAGCCTGCGGCAGCACCGTTTTCCTGGGCAAAGTG GGCCCCTACGTCCACCTCTCCGCCATGGCGGCGGCGTATCTGGGCAAGATGCGGACATCGGCGACCAAGGAGTATGAG GACAAGTTCAAGCAGAACGAGATGCTGGTGGCGGCCCAGGCAGTCGGGGTGGCCACAGTTTTCGGGGCGCCCATCAGCG GGGTGCTCTTCAGCGTCGAGGTGATGTCGTCCCACTTCGCGGTGCGGGATTACTGGCGTGGCTTCTTCGCCGCCACCTGCGGCGCCTTCATGTTTCGCCTCCTCGCCGTCTTCAACAGCGAGCAAG AAACCATCGTGGCCCTCTTTAAGACCGACCTCAAGGTGGATTTCCCCTTCGATCTCCCGGAGACCTTCTTCTTCATCGCCTTGGG GGTCGCCTGCGGGGTTATCGCCTGCGCCTACCTCTTCTGCCAGCGCTGGCTGCTGGGCTACGTCCAGGAGAACAAGCTCACGGCCAAGCTGCTGGCCACGGA CAAGCCTGTCTACACGGTcctggtggtgctgctgctcGCCTCCATCACCTTCCCGCCCAGTTTGGGGCAGTTCATGGCGTCCAGG CTCACCATGAAGGAGTACCTGGTCTCGCTCTTCGACAACGGCACGTGGGGCGAGCTGGCGCGCAACACGTCGCCCGGTGAGCCCCGGCACCTCTGGCAGGAGTGGTGCCACCCCTCCGTGCCCTTCTTCGGCACCTTGGCCTTCTTCTTGCTCATGAAG TTTTGGATGCTGATCTTGGCCACCACCTtgccgctgcccgccggctACTTCATGCCCGTCTTCGTGTACG GAGCTGCCGTGGGGCGCCTGGCGGGCGAGACGGTGGCGGCACTCTTCCCCCGGGGCGTCAGCGTGGAGGGCAGCGCTGTGGTTCCCTGCGGCTACGCGCTGGCTG GAGCGGCGGCGTTCTCTGGCGCCGTCACGCATTCGCTGTCCACGGCGCTGCTGGTGTGCGAGGCCACGGGCCAGCTGGCCCACGCACTGCCCGTCACGCTGGCCGTGCTGGCCGCCAACGGCGTGGCCCAGAAGTGGCAACCGTCCTTCTACGCCGGCACCATCCTCGTCAAGAAGCTGCCCTACCTGCCGCCCATCCGCAGCCGCCACTTGGC CATCACCCACGCTGGTGGGGACCGTGAGCCGCGCCGAGCTGGTGGCcttcctgcagggctgcagcgaCGGG CCGGAGGGGACGGTGGGGGACAACTGCGCCATCGAGCCCGTCATGCTGCAGCTCTCGCCGCAGACCTCGCTGCACCAG GCTCACCACCTCTTCGAGCTGCTGAAGCTGCAGCGCCTCTTCGTCACCCGCTTCGGGGTGCTGGCGGGAGCGGTGACGCGGGTCGAG CTGCGGAGAGCCATCGAGGAGCTCGCCAATCCCAAGTGACGCCGCTCATCGTCACTGCCATCGTCACCACCgccatcaccaccaccatcatcatcaccaccaccatcatcatcatcccggaaaaaaaaatgcccaggAGCACCCCGAATCCCACCAAGCTGCACAGTGGCaaagggacccaggcgtccgggccgctCCTTGtcttgcccccctccccagggTTTTAA
- the LOC134149891 gene encoding chloride channel protein ClC-Kb-like isoform X4 encodes MVDSAGDTELCPAAPAEPGMEPTTGADRLREEEEATERVLLSEKSWQSCPKARRRLRGCLELVRRQLFRVGEDWYFLFVLGVLMAMISFMTDLIVSRLYEAHRWLYREIGDYMVLKYLSWTMYPVALAAFSTGFSQSVTPHSGGSGIPELKTILSGVMLEDYLAIKNFGAKVVGLICTLACGSTVFLGKVGPYVHLSAMAAAYLGKMRTSATKEYEDKFKQNEMLVAAQAVGVATVFGAPISGVLFSVEVMSSHFAVRDYWRGFFAATCGAFMFRLLAVFNSEQETIVALFKTDLKVDFPFDLPETFFFIALGVACGVIACAYLFCQRWLLGYVQENKLTAKLLATDKPVYTVLVVLLLASITFPPSLGQFMASRLTMKEYLVSLFDNGTWGELARNTSPGEPRHLWQEWCHPSVPFFGTLAFFLLMKFWMLILATTLPLPAGYFMPVFVYGAAVGRLAGETVAALFPRGVSVEGSAVVPCGYALAGAAAFSGAVTHSLSTALLVCEATGQLAHALPVTLAVLAANGVAQKWQPSFYAGTILVKKLPYLPPIRSRHLASYRVLAEEFMERRVVSVAKAAGFAEVLAALAAASDADFPVVESAASPTLVGTVSRAELVAFLQGCSDGPEGTVGDNCAIEPVMLQLSPQTSLHQAHHLFELLKLQRLFVTRFGVLAGAVTRVELRRAIEELANPK; translated from the exons ATGGTTGATAGCGCCGGAGACACGGAGCTCTGCCCAGCCGCTCCCGCCGAGCCGGGCATGGAGCCCACAACCGGCGCCGACAGGCTgcgggaggaagaggaggcgaCGGAGAGGGTGCTGCTGTCGGAGAAAAGCTGGCAATCCTGCCCCAAAGCCCGGAGGCGGCTCCGAG GGTGCCTGGAGCTGGTGCGAAGGCAGCTCTTCCGCGTCGGCGAGGACTGGTACTTCCTCTTCGTTCTGGGCGTCCTCATGGCCATGATCAGCTTCATGACGGACCTCATCGTCTCCAGGCTCTACGAGG CCCACCGCTGGCTTTACCGCGAGATCGGTGACTATATGGTGCTCAAATACCTTTCGTGGACCATGTACCCAGTGGCCCTGGCAGCCTTCTCCACTGGCTTCTCGCAGAGCGTCACGCCGCACTCGGGAG GCTCTGGCATCCCTGAGCTCAAGACCATCCTCTCGGGGGTCATGCTGGAGGACTACCTGGCCATCAAGAACTTCGGTGCGAAGGTGGTGGGGCTCATCTGCACCCTAGCCTGCGGCAGCACCGTTTTCCTGGGCAAAGTG GGCCCCTACGTCCACCTCTCCGCCATGGCGGCGGCGTATCTGGGCAAGATGCGGACATCGGCGACCAAGGAGTATGAG GACAAGTTCAAGCAGAACGAGATGCTGGTGGCGGCCCAGGCAGTCGGGGTGGCCACAGTTTTCGGGGCGCCCATCAGCG GGGTGCTCTTCAGCGTCGAGGTGATGTCGTCCCACTTCGCGGTGCGGGATTACTGGCGTGGCTTCTTCGCCGCCACCTGCGGCGCCTTCATGTTTCGCCTCCTCGCCGTCTTCAACAGCGAGCAAG AAACCATCGTGGCCCTCTTTAAGACCGACCTCAAGGTGGATTTCCCCTTCGATCTCCCGGAGACCTTCTTCTTCATCGCCTTGGG GGTCGCCTGCGGGGTTATCGCCTGCGCCTACCTCTTCTGCCAGCGCTGGCTGCTGGGCTACGTCCAGGAGAACAAGCTCACGGCCAAGCTGCTGGCCACGGA CAAGCCTGTCTACACGGTcctggtggtgctgctgctcGCCTCCATCACCTTCCCGCCCAGTTTGGGGCAGTTCATGGCGTCCAGG CTCACCATGAAGGAGTACCTGGTCTCGCTCTTCGACAACGGCACGTGGGGCGAGCTGGCGCGCAACACGTCGCCCGGTGAGCCCCGGCACCTCTGGCAGGAGTGGTGCCACCCCTCCGTGCCCTTCTTCGGCACCTTGGCCTTCTTCTTGCTCATGAAG TTTTGGATGCTGATCTTGGCCACCACCTtgccgctgcccgccggctACTTCATGCCCGTCTTCGTGTACG GAGCTGCCGTGGGGCGCCTGGCGGGCGAGACGGTGGCGGCACTCTTCCCCCGGGGCGTCAGCGTGGAGGGCAGCGCTGTGGTTCCCTGCGGCTACGCGCTGGCTG GAGCGGCGGCGTTCTCTGGCGCCGTCACGCATTCGCTGTCCACGGCGCTGCTGGTGTGCGAGGCCACGGGCCAGCTGGCCCACGCACTGCCCGTCACGCTGGCCGTGCTGGCCGCCAACGGCGTGGCCCAGAAGTGGCAACCGTCCTTCTACGCCGGCACCATCCTCGTCAAGAAGCTGCCCTACCTGCCGCCCATCCGCAGCCGCCACTTGGC CTCCTACCGGGTGCTGGCAGAGGAGTTCATGGAGCGCCGCGTGGTGTCCGTGGCCAAGGCGGCTGGCTTCGCCGAGGTGCTGGCGGCGCTGGCAGCAGCCAGCGACGCTGACTTCCCCGTGGTGGAGAGCGCGG CATCACCCACGCTGGTGGGGACCGTGAGCCGCGCCGAGCTGGTGGCcttcctgcagggctgcagcgaCGGG CCGGAGGGGACGGTGGGGGACAACTGCGCCATCGAGCCCGTCATGCTGCAGCTCTCGCCGCAGACCTCGCTGCACCAG GCTCACCACCTCTTCGAGCTGCTGAAGCTGCAGCGCCTCTTCGTCACCCGCTTCGGGGTGCTGGCGGGAGCGGTGACGCGGGTCGAG CTGCGGAGAGCCATCGAGGAGCTCGCCAATCCCAAGTGA